The region ATATAATCCCATATTCTTACATTTTTTACTCATATATTTTTTAATCCTATACTCTTGGATTACAATGGAAATACTATCTAAAAGTTTATATGTAAAATTGAACTACTAATTTTTTTAAGTCCCTTGGTGTAGTGGCAATCATGCGAGACTCTGGATCTTGCGACAGCGGTTCGACTCCGCTAGGGACTATTTTTAATATTTTTTTTAATCATTTCCAACATAACGCCATCTTTATCTATATGACGTTTTATGTACTTTAGTCCTATTAAATTTCTAATAAGACATTTAGATGAGACAAGATAATCCTAACACGCCTTAAATTCCATTGAAAGGTTATTAAGTTATCCTAATCCCATTAAATAATCATTAATTTAGAAAATCATTAATCAAATTTCGCTGATCAATCATTTTATTTTGACATTAATATATTATCTATTTTCAGAAAATATCAAAGAATTAGAACTTTCCAAGGAATAAAACCTGTCTATTCAATATAAAATCTAAAGATAATTAATTTAAAGATAATTAATTCTTATTTCATCTTCTTCTTGGCCATAACTTGAATTCATTGGGGGAAAAATCGATTTATACAAGTGTTATTATATGAATCTAAGGATCTGACTTCATGCTAAGGATAAAGTGAAGTGAATATGGTTCTAAGAACTTGATTATAAGAATAGATGATGACTATACAATTTACAATTTTAACCACTCTATTTAAGTAGGTAGATATGAATGAACATTTGAACAATTAAGTATATATCATATTAAAATAAAAAAGCTATGTACTGAAATTTTAAAACAATAGGTCCATAAACACCTTTAAACAATTTATAGGGATTTAAATGAAAAACAATGATTTCTGTGACATCCAATGCATAAACGAAAATACTGTAATGGATGTTAAATCAGAAATGCTCCAGGAAGAAACCTTTCAAACCATTTCTGAAAATTTCAAAGTACTGAGCGATCCCACCAGAGTGAAAATACTCTATGCATTACTACAAAAGGAGATATGTGTTTGTGATCTGGCTGCGGTTCTGGGAATGACTGATTCTGCAGTATCACATCAGCTTAGATTACTTAGAAATAAGAACCTGGTTAAATATAGAAAAGAAGGAAAAATGGCCTATTATTCAATTTCAAGCCCTCAAATAGTCGAACTAATAAAGATGGGATCTAAAAACGTAGATGAAATTAACCAAATAGGTCATAAAAAAAAGTAAATAATAGAAAGTTTTATTAAAATCAAGATTGAATGGTATAAAATCATAGAAACTTAACTCATAGAACACTCATTCACTAATTTCATAGGTTTTTATTGAATTCCCATACAACACTCTTTAGTCAGCATTAAGACATGGAAATAATCCAATTTATATTTATATATGAATTTTTTTAAGAATTCAGAGGACTAGAATGTTTTATAAAAAAATTCTGATATGCATAGAATCATACGGAATAAACTAATATGGCTTGGGGGAGGGCCAGTGAATTGGAAATGGGAATAAAAATAAGATTTCCAAAGGGAGAGGTAATTTAATGAAGTGGTCATTAGTTGCATTGGCAATATTTCTCATAATAGTAGGTTATGCATTTGTATCCACCATGAACGGTCCAATAACTCCAGAAGGGAGGCTTGCACTGGTAAAAGTTGCCAACCCGGACATGTATCCGGGTCACTTGCACTCGCAACTATTAGCAAAATTTGCCAAAGAAAGTGGTTCCAAATCAATTTTAGTAGTGCACTTTGCAGGTGATTCCAATTACCGTAACTACAAAGAAGGGGATATACAAATACTTGAACTTGCCTTTGTAGACACCCAGGGAACTGGTGCTGAAGGAGCAACCAATTACTTGGATTCTCTTAAAATAGCTTTATTCGGAGCTCCGGAGGGTCGTTACCAATATAAAACTGATGGGAAAGTTTTCACTAATCTGGATGATGCTTTGAACTATCTCTATGGCATAGCCCGGCAAAATGGCCAGCAAGGCCCCATACCCATGTACTGGCATGGGACTGCTCGTAAAGATAACCCCATGTTTGCGCAAGGATGTGGATTCCCACTGTTCTTTGATATAGTTAGGAAACAATACGGCATTATACCAGCATATGTCTATACATTTAAAGGGATGTTCTATCCTTACTTTAAAGACCCCTATGCAAACTTTGAATTGCAACATGCATCTGAACTGCAGAATTACTACCAGGAAGGTATGATTAACTTCAGATGATTTTATCATATTTTAATCAAACTTTCCTGGAAAAAATAATCCATTAATAAATGGGTTCTTTTTCCCTTTCATCCATGTTATCCTTTTTTATACAAAAAATATGTTTATTATTCCTTTTTTTCAAGTGCTTCAAAAATAAATCGGGGTTTGCAGCCATATTTTTTAATAAGAGACTTGATTTGTTCTTCATCAACCTCTTTGAATTTGTTTTTCACTATTTGCAAGGTTTCCTCTTGAGAATAGGATATTTTGATAACTTCAAAAAAGAGTTCAAGAATTAAAACCAGAATTTGTGACAGGAAATAAAAGTCCGTTAATAAATCGTATTTAACACCCCTAAAACGGAATACAAAGGCCGTCTGGATTACTACATTTATTTTGGAAAGTTCTTTCCTATGTTTCAAATATTCCATTAAAACACGATAATAAAAAGGTATAGTGTCAAAACCTTTATTTAAAGTCCACAGACTAAGTCCGACCTTATCTTTATCAATGAATTCCGAGTCCAGAAGATTGTCTGCCAGTAAAACCACATCATAGTCCTGAACTTTCTGGTAGACTTCATCATTAGTCTCAACCCCCAAATCCTTTCTGAGTGTCTGGTAAAATTCACTGAAAACCTGTGAAGAACTCATCTGGTCATCCAAAAATAAGGTGGGATCATAAACGTTCAGATCAAGACTCTTTAAGGCGGAATAAATATTGGCAGACTTCCCAGTACCAGGAGTTCCTATGATTAATACAAACCTTCCTTTACGGTTTTTCAAACTACGGAACATGCGGTAGATCTTTCGAAATGATCGAGTATAAACAAAATCTTCATTGTCCCCTTCAGATTGCACCTTATAATCTGCCATGATATTATATTATGTTTTTTCTAATAAATCCACTGTTAATGGATAGATGGATAACCTTGAATCATTAGGGGATTAAAATGGTAATGGAAATCATCATTTGAAGATAACAAAGATATTATCCCAGGAAATGTTTTATCCGCAAGTTTAATAATATAAATTGATTCATAGTATCTTAATGATTGTATCCAGATTAATAAAACAGATTAAAGTAAACAACTAACTCTGCCAAACAGATTAACCTTTAAATTATAAGATCAGTATAGTGGGTGTTCTTGTATGGAAACAGTTAACATTCTCATTGAGGCCTTGCCTTACATTAAAAAATTCCACCAGAAAAAGATCATGATTAAATACGGTGGCCACGCCATGATCGACGCGGCTGCCAAGAGCTCCACAGCCCGTGACACAGTACTATTAAAATACGTGGGTATGAAACCCATGGTAGTTCACGGTGGAGGTCCTGAAATTTCCCGTTCCATGAGCAAACTGGGAAAAGAACCAAAATTCATTGGAGGGCTTCGGGTTACAGACCAGGAAACCATGGACATAGTGAAGATGGTTCTGGTTGGGAAAATCAACACCGAAATCGTGGCTAACATAGGCCTGCATGGAGGTAAAGGAGTGGGATTGTCAGGGAAAGATAATTTGCTTCTCAAAGCTCGTAAACGTTCTCCTCAAGTAGTGGTTGACCAGGAAACTGGTAAAGAACAGATGGTAGATCTGGGATTGGTGGGTGAAATTGAATCCATTAACCCTGAGATTCTGGATGTTTTAACCGAAAACAATTATATTCCAGTTATTAGTCCTATTGGAG is a window of Methanobacteriaceae archaeon DNA encoding:
- a CDS encoding winged helix-turn-helix transcriptional regulator; this encodes MKNNDFCDIQCINENTVMDVKSEMLQEETFQTISENFKVLSDPTRVKILYALLQKEICVCDLAAVLGMTDSAVSHQLRLLRNKNLVKYRKEGKMAYYSISSPQIVELIKMGSKNVDEINQIGHKKK
- the argB gene encoding acetylglutamate kinase, with translation METVNILIEALPYIKKFHQKKIMIKYGGHAMIDAAAKSSTARDTVLLKYVGMKPMVVHGGGPEISRSMSKLGKEPKFIGGLRVTDQETMDIVKMVLVGKINTEIVANIGLHGGKGVGLSGKDNLLLKARKRSPQVVVDQETGKEQMVDLGLVGEIESINPEILDVLTENNYIPVISPIGVDEKGKTLNLNADTVAGEVGGEVGAEKLIILTDVPGILQDPSDPDSLIKKARIQEVMELIDDGTVKDGMLPKVLTCISALENGVKSAHIIDGRVKHSILLEIFTKKGIGTMITP